The DNA sequence GCCGCCTACGGCCCGTTGCTCGACCCGCTCTGGCGCTCGCTGATGCGACTGACCCCGACGCCGGACGATCACCTCGCCGACCCGTGGGTGGGGCACGCCTGGACCTACGAGCCCCCGCTCGTGCCGCCCGGCAGCCAGGTGCTCCAGCACGTGCTCGCACAGGTCGCAGCGGCTCGGGCCAAGTACCGGTAAAGCGCCTCTGACCTGCGAACTTGGCGCTTCTTTTGCCAAGCGCTTTACCTTTCCTTGGCAATTGGGGTACTGTTCATTGCACGGAGGGGAGTACTCCCTGTCGCTGCGACGTACCCGTCAATACGGATCCGGCCAGATCCCGGGGCGTCGGCCCATAGTGGGTGGAAGAGACCTCCGGCGCGCGACGACGCTGACATTTGCCGTTACGACTGCCGGAGGCGCAGCAGTGGAAGTTTCCGCGACCCTATGGGTCCTGACCATCGTGGGCCTTGCAGCCCTGATCGCCGTCGATTTCTTCATCGGCCGCAAGCCGCACGACGTCTCGATCAAGGAAGCCGGTATCTGGACGGTCGTCTGGATCGCACTGGCCGGCCTCTTCGGGCTCGGCCTGCTGATCTTCGGCGGCGGACAGGCCGGTGGCGAGTTCTTCGCGGGCTTCATCACCGAGAAGTCGCTGAGTGTCGACAACCTCTTCGTCTTCGTCCTGATCATGGCGAAGTTCGCGGTGCCGTCCCAGTACCAGCAGCGAGTGCTGCTGGTCGGTGTTCTCATAGCCCTGGTGCTGCGGGCGATCTTCATCGCCGCGGGGGCCGCGATCCTCGCCAGCTTCGCCTGGGTGTTCTACCTCTTCGGCGCCTTCCTGATCTGGACCGCCTGGAAGCTCATCCAGGAGGCCCGGGCCGGCGAGGAGGACGAGGAGTTCGAGGAGAACAAGCTGCTGAAGGCGGCCGAGCGCAGGTTCGGTGTCGCCGATCGCTACCACGGCACCAAGCTGTGGATCCAGGAGAACGGCAAGCGGGTCATGACCCCGATGCTGGTCGTGATGCTGGCGATCGGTACGACCGACGTGCTCTTCGCCCTCGACTCCATCCCGGCGATCTTCGGCCTGACCCAGGACCCGTACATCGTGTTCACGGCCAACGCCTTCGCGCTGATGGGTCTGCGGCAGCTGTACTTCCTGATCGGTGGCCTGCTGAGGAAGCTGGTCCACCTCAGCTACGGCCTGTCGATCATCCTCGGTTTCATCGGCGTCAAGCTGGTGCTGCACGCCTTGCACGAGTCCGGGGTGCACGTCCCCGAGATCAGCATTCCGGTCTCGCTCGGCGTGATCTGCTCGGTCCTGATCGTCACCACGATCACCAGCCTGATGGCCTCCAAGAAGAAGGCGGCGGCCGAGGCGGCGCAGGAGCGGAGCGAAGGCGCTCCGAAGGACAGCATCGACGTCTGACCACGTCGGACGTAGGAAGAACCAACACCGGGAGTGGTGCGCAGCGAATTGCCGAGCGCCGCTCCCGGTGCTTCGTTGGGTGCTGCGGTGTCCCCGTCCGGGGACACCACGGCCGGGGGTGGAGGCACCTGTGGACGCACCCATCAAGTTCGTACAGATCATCGACTTCGAGACCGAGCGCATCGACGAGATGCGGGAACTGGCCCACGAGACGGAACAGCGCTTGGCGGGCCGCGACGGCGGCCCCACGCGACGCGTCGTCCTCAAGGACCGGGGGCAGCCCAACCGCTACCTCGTAGTGATCGAGTTCGCCTCCTGCGAGGACGCGATGCGCAACAGCGACGACCCCGAGACGACCAAGTTCGCGGAGCAGATGGCCGCGCTGTGCACCGCGCCGCCGTCCTTCACGGACTGCGACGTACAGGAGACGACCGATTTCGCGTAGCGACACAAGAAAGACAGGGGCCCCGCAACCCGAGGGCGCGGGGCCACCTGACAACCACTCGGACCGGAATGCGAACCCCCAAGCCCTCTGCGACGATCGCTCCATGATCGATCGGCTCAGGTCGCTCACGACAGGGTGGACGTACCTCGTGCCGGTGCTCGCGGTCGTCCTGCTGGCCTTCACCTGGGGACGGGACCTGCCCGGCGCGGTCGTCGCGCTGGTCACGCTGGTCCTCGCGGGTGCTGTCCTGGCCGCCGTACATCACGCTGAGGTGGTCGCGCACCGCGTCGGCGAACCCTTCGGCTCCCTCGTCCTCGCCGTCGCCGTCACGATCATCGAGGTCGCCCTGATCGTGACCCTGATGGTCGATGGCGGCGACAAGAGCTCCACCCTCGCCCGGGACACGGTCTTCGCGGCCGTGATGATCACCTGTAACGGCATCGTCGGCCTGTGTCTGCTGGTCGCCTCGCTGCGGCACCGCACGGCTGTCTTCAACCCCGAGGGCACCGGCGCCGCCCTCGCGACAGTCGCCACCCTGGCCACGCTCAGCCTCGTGCTGCCGACGTTCACCACGAGCAAGCCGGGCCCGGAGTTCTCCACCGTGCAGCTGACGTTCGCCGCGGTCTCCTCGCTGATCCTGTATGGCCTCTTCGTGACCACCCAGACCGTGCGACACCGCGACTACTTCCTCCCCGTCACCCGGCAGGGCGGCGTGGTCACCGCGGACGACCACGCCGACGCGCCCTCCCGCCGCACCGCCCTGATCAGCCTGGGGCTGCTGGGCCTGGCCCTGGTCGGCGTGGTCGGTCTGGCCAAGGGAGTGTCGCCCACCATCGAGTCCGGAGTGGCGGCGGCCGACCTCCCGCATGCCGTCGTCGGCGTGATCATCGCCTTGTTGGTGCTGCTTCCCGAGACGATCGCCGCGCTTCGCTCCGCCCGCCGCGACCGTGTGCAGACCAGTCTGAACCTCGCGCTCGGCTCGGCGATGGCCAGTATCGGCCTGACCATCCCCGCGGTCGCCCTGGCCTCCGTCTGGCTCTCCGGCCCGCTCGTCCTCGGCCTCGGCCCCACCCACATGGTGCTGCTCGCCCTGACGGTGGTGGTGAGTGCGCTGACGGTGGTGCCGGGGCGGGCGACACCGCTGCAAGGTGGCGTCCACCTGGTGCTGTTCGCGGCCTACCTGGAGCTCGCGCTCAATCCGTAGCCGCCGAGTTGCGCGGCACCCGGTGTCCCGTGGTCGCGGCGTTCCGGAGCCCG is a window from the Streptomyces sp. NBC_00299 genome containing:
- a CDS encoding TerC/Alx family metal homeostasis membrane protein encodes the protein MEVSATLWVLTIVGLAALIAVDFFIGRKPHDVSIKEAGIWTVVWIALAGLFGLGLLIFGGGQAGGEFFAGFITEKSLSVDNLFVFVLIMAKFAVPSQYQQRVLLVGVLIALVLRAIFIAAGAAILASFAWVFYLFGAFLIWTAWKLIQEARAGEEDEEFEENKLLKAAERRFGVADRYHGTKLWIQENGKRVMTPMLVVMLAIGTTDVLFALDSIPAIFGLTQDPYIVFTANAFALMGLRQLYFLIGGLLRKLVHLSYGLSIILGFIGVKLVLHALHESGVHVPEISIPVSLGVICSVLIVTTITSLMASKKKAAAEAAQERSEGAPKDSIDV
- a CDS encoding calcium:proton antiporter — translated: MIDRLRSLTTGWTYLVPVLAVVLLAFTWGRDLPGAVVALVTLVLAGAVLAAVHHAEVVAHRVGEPFGSLVLAVAVTIIEVALIVTLMVDGGDKSSTLARDTVFAAVMITCNGIVGLCLLVASLRHRTAVFNPEGTGAALATVATLATLSLVLPTFTTSKPGPEFSTVQLTFAAVSSLILYGLFVTTQTVRHRDYFLPVTRQGGVVTADDHADAPSRRTALISLGLLGLALVGVVGLAKGVSPTIESGVAAADLPHAVVGVIIALLVLLPETIAALRSARRDRVQTSLNLALGSAMASIGLTIPAVALASVWLSGPLVLGLGPTHMVLLALTVVVSALTVVPGRATPLQGGVHLVLFAAYLELALNP